Sequence from the Sanguibacter keddieii DSM 10542 genome:
GCGACGGTGTGGAGCACCAACGAGCGCGAGGCGCAGGTCCTCCTCGGGCGCCTGGGCATCGGGAGCCCTGCCACCCCGGAGGAGCAGGCGTGGGCGCTCGCGCAGCAGCTCGCGTGCTCCGTTGTCCTGCGTGCAGGCGCCGGCGGGGCGACCGTCGTGCGCCTCGATGCCGAGACGGGAGACCTGACCGCTGCCGTGCACGTCCCCGCCCACGCGGTACGGGCCGTCGACACGAACGGCGCGGGCGATGCGCACTGCGGGGTGCTCTGCGCCGAGCTGGCCGCCGGGCGCGACCTCGTCACGGCGGTGCGTCGCGCGAACGTCGCCGCGGGCATGGCGGTCGCCCGCCGCGGCCCGGCCACCTCGCCGACGCGCGCGGAGATCGACGCTGCCGAGAGGTAGGCCTCGGGCCGGGCCGGTGCTGCCGTCAGCGGCAGATGCCCGGGTTCTGGCCGCACACCGCCGCCATCATGAGGAGCAGCAGGAACCCGCCGACGGCGAGGAACGGCGAGGCGGCGAGCATCCCGATGGTCAGACCCGTGAGCACCGAGGTCGACCGCGGGCGCGGAGCCGGTCGACCCCACGCGTCGCGCGGGCGCCGGCGGGCCAGGTGGACGATCAGCAGCACCAGGGCCGCGAGGTAGGTGAGCACGAGCCAGGGCAGCACGCCGACGATCGTCTCGAGGGAGCCCACGGTGGACATCGCCCAGGGTGCCGGCGCACCCGTGAAGATCACGACCACGGCGAGGAGCATGGGGAGGGCGACCACGGACACCGCGAGCGTCGGGACCGCCGCCAGGACTGCTGCCGCAGGGAGCAGGCCGCGTGACCAGGCCGATGCTGGTCCAGGCTGACCGCCTGGCGCGAGCGTCGTAGGGCCTGAGCCGTGCACGGTCGGTCCGTGGCTGGCCCGCACGAGGGCGAGGCGCACGTCGCGCGGGGTCCACCCGTGGTCGACCAGCTCCGCGAAGGTCTGGGCGTCGTGACGTCCCGCGAGCCGTGACCGGAGCACGTGCTCCTCGAGCTCACCCATGGGACGTGACCTCCGGTCCGGTGCACCGAGCGTGGGCACGGTCGGTGCCCACCTCGCAGGTCGACGGTCGACCTGCCCCGACCCTAGGAGGGGTGACCGCCCGCGTCGATGGGGAGGAGTCCCGACCTGCAGGTCAGGTGCTCGGCAGCGCGCCCTTGCCGCGGCGCGACCCGCGCCGGGACCCGTCGCCGTCGACCGCCTTGCGCAGCAGCACGAAGGGCAGCAGGAAGGTCGCGAGAGCCGTGACCAGCCACACGACGATGGTCGCGAGCACCCAGCTGCTCACCCCGTCGATGGTCAGGCTCGAGCCCACGAGCGAGGCGATGAGGAGCGCGACGTAGCTCGACACCAGACCGATCCCGCCGAGGAACGCGGGCGCGTACCGGGCGACCATCTTCGCGATGAACGGCGAGAGGACGCTCTGCAGGACGGCGAACACCACGACGGTGATGACGAAGCCCGAGGCGGTCACCGAGACACCGTCGAGCGCGAGGTCCGCGGCGAGCAGCCCGAGGGCTGCAGACGCGAGGAAGATCAACGTCCTGAGCAAGAACCGGATCATCTGCTGCTCCTCGGGTCCCGGGGGAGTCCCTGGAGGGGCGGGCGCCCCTCGGGCGACCAGTGCCCCTCTGGCGAACATAGCGCTCCGTGGCCTCCAGGGCGAGACCGGTGGACGTGCGGTGCCGGCGGGACGGGCCTACGGTCAGGGCATGAACATCATCATCGCGATCCTCGTCATCTGGGCCGTCCTGGCCGTCCTCGGGTTCGTCGTCAAGGGACTGCTGTGGCTGGCGATCATCGCGCTGGTCCTCTTCGCGGCGACCGTCGTCTGGGGCATGATCAAGCGCCGCAGCACCACCTAGGCAAGCGCGGCCCGGGCGTCGTCCGGTCCGCGCCGGGCTGCACGGCCCGCCAGGGGTCTCGCCAGCCCTCACAGGCCCGTCCGGGGAGACCCGGGCGGGCCTTCTCACGTCGAGAGGTCGTGCTCACGCCTGTGCCACAGGCAGACACCTACCGTATGTATGGAAAGCGTCAAGACATTGCCAAGCGTCGGATGTGGTGCCTAGACTCGACACAGATCTGGTGGCACCGACCTCACTGTCGGTGCCGGGGGACCGGCTCCGACGACATCGCAGAGAAGTGGTACGACATGGACACCACCCAGGCCAAGACCAGCGGCATCGGGCTCCTCGAGGAGCCAGGGCACAGTGTCCTGCAGATGTGGGGCGAGGTCGACAGCGCCCTGCGTCCTGACGCGAGCGGCGCCCTCGCCCGGGCTCTCGACCGGAACCTGCCCGTCGTCATCGACACCTCGAAGGTCGACTTCATCGACTCGACGGGCATCGCGTTCCTCGTGCAGGTCTGCACCATCGGCCGCGACGAGGGGCTCGAGGTGTCGCTCGTCGACCCGCCGGCCGTCGTCTCGGACGTCCTGTCGATGCTCGGCGTCGACGACCTCGTGACGCACCGCGCCCCGACAGACTGACGGCTACGGGCGGACCGCCACGGCTGAGCACGACCGGCACGCCCCAGACACAGCCCCATCCAGACACAGCCCCATCCAGACACTGCCCCACCCAGACACGCAGAGGCGGTCACGACCAGGTCGTGACCGCCTCTGCGTGTCTGGGGCTCGGCGCCGCCGTCTCAGCTCGCGTCGGCGTCCGCGGCCAGCCGGGCCGCGCCGACGATCCCCGCCGCGTTGCGCAGCGTCGCCGGGATGATGGGGGAGCGCAGGTCGAGCAGGGGCAGGAACTTCTCGTGGTGCTTGCTCACACCACCGCCGACCACGATGAGGTCGGGGGAGAAGAGGAACTCGACCGTCTCGAAGTAGCGCTGCAGGCGCTCGGCCCACTGCTCCCACGACAGGTCCTCCCGGGTCCGCGCACGGTCCGAGGCGCGGGACTCGGCGTCGTGTCCGTCGATCTCGAGGTGGCCGAGCTCGGTGTTCGGCAGCAGGTGCCCGTCCACGAGGAGCGCGCTGCCGATGCCGGTGCCGAGGGTCGAGAGCAGGATGGTGCCCTCCTTGTCCCGAGCCGCGCCGTAGACGGCCTCGCCGACACCCGCCGCGTCGGCGTCGTTGACGCCCACCACGGTGCGGTCGAGCGCCTCCGACACGATCTTGTCGAGGTTCACGCCGGCCCACGACTGGTCGAGGTTGGCGATCGACGGCACGACGCCGTGCAGGATCGGCGCCGGGAAGGCGATACCCACGGGCGTCTTCTTGTGCAGGTCGAAGCTCTCGACCAGCTCGGCGATCACCGCGGTGACGGCCTCGGGGGTCGAGCCCTCGGGGGTGGGGATGCGGACGCGGTCGGCCGCGAACTCACCGGTCTTCAGGTCGACCGGGGCGCCCTTGATGCCGCTCCCGCCCACGTCGATGCCGAAGGCGACCTCGTGCTTGCTGTGACTCTTCTTCGAGTGGCTCATGGCAGTGTCAGGATCTCCGCTCCGGTGTCGGTGACGACCAGCGTGTGCTCGAACTGTGCTGTCCGTCGACCGTCTGCGGTGACGACGGTCCATCCGTCGTCCCACATCGTCCAGTCATAGGTTCCCAGGGTGAGCATGGGCTCGATGGTGAAGACCATCCCTGGCTCGATCACCGTTCCGTAGTGCGGCGCGGTGTCGTAGTGGGGGATCACGAGGCCGGTGTGGAAGGCCTCGCCGACCCCGTGCCCCGTGTAGTCGTGGACCGTGCCGTAGCCGAACCGGTCGGCGTACTTCTCGATCACGCGACCGATGACGTTGACCTCGCGGCCCGGCTTCACGGCCTTGATCGCACGGGCGAGGGCCTCCTGCGTGCGCTCGACGAGCAGGCGCGACTCCTCGTCGACGTCGCCGACGAGGAAGGTCGCGTTGTTGTCGCCGTGGACGCCGCCGACGTACGCGGTGATGTCGACGTTGACGATGTCGCCGTCCTCGAGGACCGTCGAGTCGGGGATGCCGTGGCAGATCACCTCGTTGATCGAGGTGCACAGC
This genomic interval carries:
- a CDS encoding phage holin family protein, which produces MIRFLLRTLIFLASAALGLLAADLALDGVSVTASGFVITVVVFAVLQSVLSPFIAKMVARYAPAFLGGIGLVSSYVALLIASLVGSSLTIDGVSSWVLATIVVWLVTALATFLLPFVLLRKAVDGDGSRRGSRRGKGALPST
- a CDS encoding STAS domain-containing protein, coding for MDTTQAKTSGIGLLEEPGHSVLQMWGEVDSALRPDASGALARALDRNLPVVIDTSKVDFIDSTGIAFLVQVCTIGRDEGLEVSLVDPPAVVSDVLSMLGVDDLVTHRAPTD
- the ppgK gene encoding polyphosphate--glucose phosphotransferase — protein: MSHSKKSHSKHEVAFGIDVGGSGIKGAPVDLKTGEFAADRVRIPTPEGSTPEAVTAVIAELVESFDLHKKTPVGIAFPAPILHGVVPSIANLDQSWAGVNLDKIVSEALDRTVVGVNDADAAGVGEAVYGAARDKEGTILLSTLGTGIGSALLVDGHLLPNTELGHLEIDGHDAESRASDRARTREDLSWEQWAERLQRYFETVEFLFSPDLIVVGGGVSKHHEKFLPLLDLRSPIIPATLRNAAGIVGAARLAADADAS
- the map gene encoding type I methionyl aminopeptidase translates to MSSARSGSLLVPGTVGPRRDVPTSIPRPEYVGRPGPATYTGPDVVAPETIERIRVASTIAARALALVGEHVAPGVTTDELDRIGHEYLLDHDAYPSTLGYRGFPKSLCTSINEVICHGIPDSTVLEDGDIVNVDITAYVGGVHGDNNATFLVGDVDEESRLLVERTQEALARAIKAVKPGREVNVIGRVIEKYADRFGYGTVHDYTGHGVGEAFHTGLVIPHYDTAPHYGTVIEPGMVFTIEPMLTLGTYDWTMWDDGWTVVTADGRRTAQFEHTLVVTDTGAEILTLP